A single region of the Oenococcus kitaharae DSM 17330 genome encodes:
- a CDS encoding TetR/AcrR family transcriptional regulator yields MTTKDKILQSALRLFLLHGYEAVSIADIVKQAAVSKGALYNYFPSKENLFLQTMQQLFSEFGKSMQADFGQQAFDSFHAFYLAFADHYDQVLNDRQPNLSDQLILMTNAARAFPQLKQVVSEQEAVFVAFWRNNIQRATTSGELRTGLPATELSHVYLNLVRGVVIDLVIQEHNSRITKGLLKERFDTIYMLLKKEN; encoded by the coding sequence ATGACGACCAAGGATAAAATTTTACAATCTGCGCTTAGGCTATTTTTGCTTCATGGTTATGAAGCGGTCTCAATTGCTGATATTGTCAAACAGGCAGCTGTGTCAAAGGGTGCTTTGTATAATTATTTTCCCAGCAAGGAAAACCTGTTCTTGCAAACGATGCAGCAGCTGTTTTCTGAGTTCGGGAAATCTATGCAAGCCGATTTTGGTCAGCAGGCTTTTGACAGTTTTCATGCTTTTTATCTGGCCTTTGCGGACCACTATGATCAAGTACTCAATGATCGCCAACCTAATCTGAGCGATCAATTGATCCTAATGACCAATGCTGCTAGGGCTTTCCCACAGTTAAAGCAGGTTGTGTCAGAGCAGGAAGCGGTTTTTGTCGCATTTTGGCGAAATAATATCCAGCGTGCAACGACCAGCGGTGAATTGCGAACAGGCCTGCCCGCAACGGAATTGAGTCATGTCTATCTTAATTTGGTACGCGGTGTTGTGATTGATCTCGTGATACAAGAACATAACAGTCGAATAACAAAAGGTCTTTTGAAAGAGAGATTTGATACCATATACATGCTGCTGAAAAAGGAGAACTAG
- a CDS encoding ABC transporter ATP-binding protein/permease, giving the protein MAYLQLKDIHKSYILNKNEEFPVLKGISLDFDKGEFVSILGESGGGKSTLMNIIGGLDHDYEGDVILDGHSTRDFTEKQMDAYRRQTIGFIFQSFNLISHLTVLDNVLVSLDMTTLSHAEKEQRAKELLEQVGLSQHIKKHPNQLSGGQKQRVAIARALASDPDIIIADEPTGALDSKNTDEILEIMEGIAKSGKLVIAVTHSEEVARFGTRIVHMSDGVIDKNRRNRDKYALPEPESDQRLVSKKLGALAAYKNAYKHTMYYFWRNFLIMLGTGIGIFAVLLFSGLGNGISAFISDQISSMINPTSVSVMRNPSGKKMSQAEFTSSLRQFASNPSALLISKGDLNKLRSLKNVNAVQPGYQFGQYTLTLPGQKTPVSASGLQTWTRAFASSTVKNGRKPGQNEIVIDRAQAQTFLGTKKYRQMIGKTVTLSFTWINQAQQPVVVRRNLKVSGLANGGQAGAVTATNYGTMRTMLKSAGAITDPNFVSVNADSIDVTRSVAKQVNNIRSKGKYAFGAITVGDILNTVSSYVRLATNVLAAIAAISLVVSALMIIVSMYMSVSERTKEIGVLRALGEGKRDISRLFTGESVLIGLFSAVLALILAFGIGAIANKALYGLAKANMVIITPGNVIFAFVIAIVISFLAALLPARRAAKLDPIESLAAE; this is encoded by the coding sequence ATGGCATATCTGCAACTAAAAGACATTCATAAGTCTTATATATTGAATAAAAATGAAGAATTTCCCGTTTTGAAGGGCATTAGCCTAGATTTTGATAAGGGCGAATTTGTCAGTATTTTAGGTGAATCAGGCGGTGGCAAGTCGACTTTGATGAACATCATCGGCGGTCTTGATCACGATTATGAAGGGGATGTCATCTTGGATGGCCACTCTACTCGAGATTTTACGGAAAAACAAATGGATGCCTACCGTCGCCAGACAATCGGCTTTATTTTCCAAAGTTTTAACCTGATTTCGCATTTAACCGTTTTGGACAATGTTTTGGTCAGCTTGGACATGACAACTCTGAGTCATGCTGAAAAGGAACAGCGTGCTAAAGAATTGTTGGAGCAGGTTGGCCTGAGCCAGCATATTAAAAAACATCCTAATCAGCTTTCCGGTGGACAAAAACAGCGTGTCGCGATTGCGAGAGCTTTGGCCTCTGATCCGGATATCATTATTGCCGATGAGCCCACCGGCGCACTAGATTCCAAAAATACGGATGAAATTCTGGAAATCATGGAAGGCATCGCTAAATCCGGCAAGTTGGTCATTGCGGTCACGCATTCAGAAGAAGTCGCGCGTTTTGGCACGCGGATTGTTCACATGTCTGATGGCGTCATCGATAAAAATCGGCGAAACCGTGACAAATACGCACTGCCTGAGCCTGAATCAGATCAACGGCTCGTCTCAAAAAAACTGGGTGCTTTGGCTGCCTATAAGAATGCTTACAAACATACCATGTATTATTTCTGGCGTAATTTTTTGATCATGTTGGGAACCGGTATCGGTATCTTTGCCGTCCTGCTCTTTTCTGGTTTGGGAAACGGTATTTCAGCTTTCATCAGTGACCAGATTTCTTCGATGATTAATCCAACTTCGGTCTCTGTCATGAGAAATCCATCTGGTAAAAAAATGTCTCAAGCTGAATTCACGAGTTCATTACGACAATTTGCTTCTAACCCGTCTGCGCTGTTGATCAGTAAAGGTGATTTGAACAAGCTGCGATCTTTGAAAAATGTTAATGCTGTACAACCGGGTTATCAATTTGGTCAGTATACCTTGACCTTGCCTGGCCAAAAAACGCCGGTTTCAGCTAGTGGTTTACAAACTTGGACGCGCGCTTTTGCAAGCAGTACGGTTAAAAATGGCCGCAAACCTGGACAAAATGAGATTGTCATTGACCGAGCTCAGGCTCAGACTTTTCTTGGTACTAAAAAATATCGGCAGATGATCGGTAAGACAGTGACCTTAAGCTTTACTTGGATTAACCAAGCACAGCAGCCAGTGGTCGTGAGAAGAAATTTAAAGGTGTCCGGATTGGCTAATGGCGGCCAAGCAGGTGCTGTTACGGCAACGAATTACGGCACGATGCGTACAATGCTGAAGTCTGCCGGTGCCATAACAGATCCTAATTTTGTTTCAGTGAATGCCGACTCCATCGATGTGACGCGTTCTGTTGCCAAACAAGTCAATAATATTCGCAGCAAAGGTAAATACGCTTTTGGTGCAATCACGGTTGGTGATATCTTAAATACAGTCAGTTCATATGTTCGCTTAGCGACCAATGTTCTAGCAGCGATTGCAGCGATTTCGTTAGTTGTGTCGGCTTTAATGATTATTGTTTCGATGTATATGAGTGTTTCGGAAAGAACCAAAGAGATTGGTGTGTTACGGGCTCTAGGCGAAGGCAAACGCGATATCAGCCGTTTGTTCACAGGAGAATCAGTCTTAATCGGACTCTTTTCAGCGGTTCTGGCTTTGATTTTGGCCTTTGGTATCGGCGCGATTGCTAATAAAGCACTTTACGGCCTAGCTAAAGCCAACATGGTGATTATCACACCAGGAAATGTCATTTTTGCCTTTGTGATAGCGATTGTGATTTCGTTCTTGGCAGCACTTCTGCCAGCTAGGCGTGCGGCTAAACTTGATCCAATCGAGTCTTTGGCAGCCGAGTAA
- a CDS encoding MFS transporter, whose protein sequence is MRELLFQNKAFRALAISNLFETIGAVLFNIVFLIYAAQLPNRTLAISIVSLVTIFPTVLQALLGSVAGRVKKPIRYMLNRRLFQTVLYILEGGLFFFGDLKSWAIFVPLLAINFFSDLTGGLSYMVSMPITKHVVPDAKREVANGLQTAISSTISVIGQIVGATLIVFMNYQYDAFALINALMFAISFFVLLSSRKELVVAEKESQLAIEASKKAAEIKDDKKVKSVSGNLANLIFSSPMILFLIIFGTAVNFIGSSTDAILNLTLLSAKGLYFTPWFPTYGQTVAIYGAVFSVGVIISSLFMNDAIGRMKLTNLAALMTLSLSLASFAFVLMPNRWLILILMFITSYVLGKINPKVGAMMMRVVPEHQLAAISGLFSSIVTLSIPVGQFLFLGIANFSRPVYAWLAMGIIGMLLFTFVVLSAGRFNNKKTVATQTANAK, encoded by the coding sequence ATGCGGGAACTCTTATTTCAAAACAAAGCTTTTCGAGCTTTGGCTATCAGTAATCTTTTCGAGACAATCGGTGCCGTCCTGTTCAATATTGTCTTTTTGATTTACGCAGCTCAATTGCCCAACCGGACTTTGGCAATTTCGATTGTTTCGCTAGTCACGATCTTTCCGACCGTGCTGCAGGCACTGTTAGGCAGCGTCGCGGGACGTGTTAAAAAACCGATTCGTTATATGCTGAACCGGCGCTTGTTTCAAACGGTCTTATACATTTTAGAAGGCGGTTTGTTCTTCTTTGGCGATTTGAAATCCTGGGCAATCTTTGTCCCTCTATTAGCGATCAACTTCTTCAGCGATCTGACTGGCGGCCTTTCTTACATGGTCTCGATGCCAATTACCAAACACGTCGTCCCTGATGCAAAACGAGAAGTGGCCAACGGATTACAAACAGCCATTTCCAGCACGATCAGCGTGATTGGACAAATTGTTGGTGCCACATTAATTGTTTTCATGAATTACCAATACGACGCCTTTGCCCTAATCAATGCTTTGATGTTTGCCATTTCGTTTTTCGTTCTATTGAGTTCTAGAAAAGAACTGGTCGTGGCGGAAAAAGAATCACAATTAGCCATTGAAGCATCTAAAAAGGCAGCTGAGATTAAAGATGATAAAAAAGTGAAGAGTGTTTCTGGCAACTTGGCCAATCTGATCTTTTCTTCGCCAATGATTCTCTTCCTGATTATCTTCGGTACTGCCGTGAACTTTATCGGATCATCGACGGATGCCATCTTGAATTTGACACTCCTATCGGCTAAAGGCCTCTATTTCACGCCTTGGTTTCCAACTTATGGACAGACAGTTGCCATCTACGGTGCCGTTTTCTCAGTCGGCGTCATCATCAGCTCTTTGTTTATGAATGATGCTATTGGGCGTATGAAGCTGACAAATCTGGCGGCCTTGATGACGCTAAGTTTGTCCTTGGCTTCGTTTGCTTTTGTCCTGATGCCAAACCGCTGGCTGATTTTAATTCTCATGTTTATCACCTCTTATGTGCTAGGTAAGATTAATCCTAAAGTTGGGGCAATGATGATGAGAGTCGTGCCAGAACATCAGCTAGCTGCCATCAGCGGATTATTTAGTTCTATCGTCACACTATCCATACCAGTCGGACAATTTCTCTTTCTAGGCATTGCAAACTTTTCCCGGCCTGTCTATGCTTGGCTGGCCATGGGCATTATCGGCATGCTGTTATTCACCTTTGTGGTGCTGTCAGCGGGCCGTTTCAACAATAAAAAAACAGTCGCAACACAAACTGCCAACGCTAAATAA
- a CDS encoding helix-turn-helix domain-containing protein, translated as MNKAKSDYGPLFGKIRQEKNLSLTDLEEEGLSRSFIGKFEKGETKISADRFFRLLSKIQVTPDEFLSRQYGGQTPDYFSRLADRIENNDGKAGHIQTNLQLEKEISQDYAADPSNLAAKYLGIMLHYMNEIAILVRDNRMADYYRVRAAFEKASDEILNYLFNVEIWGKFEIYLYSSFSMAFSPETRMLLLKSALKSSDYLRDIANDGDFAFEDYKILLTVMSNQIYDDLTSMKKTLEMFNERLQERPDIRFKAEYLFELGLYEIATGNQARGEARANNVIKVLTLLADEGEAKVLAYFLQRFKTYLKKKEAGKDKPDDRTMRLWL; from the coding sequence ATGAACAAAGCTAAAAGTGATTATGGTCCTTTATTTGGCAAAATTAGACAAGAAAAAAATCTGTCATTGACAGATTTGGAAGAAGAGGGGCTCTCGCGCTCTTTTATTGGCAAATTTGAAAAGGGCGAAACGAAAATCTCGGCTGATCGCTTTTTTCGCCTGCTGTCGAAAATTCAAGTCACGCCGGATGAATTTTTATCTCGACAGTATGGTGGTCAAACGCCTGATTATTTTAGCCGTTTGGCTGACCGAATCGAAAATAACGATGGCAAAGCTGGGCATATCCAAACAAACTTGCAACTGGAAAAAGAGATCAGCCAGGATTATGCGGCCGATCCCAGCAATCTGGCGGCCAAATATCTCGGTATCATGCTGCATTACATGAATGAAATCGCGATCTTGGTTCGGGACAATCGCATGGCAGACTATTACCGCGTGCGGGCTGCATTTGAAAAAGCCAGTGATGAGATATTGAATTATTTGTTCAATGTCGAGATTTGGGGAAAATTCGAGATTTATTTATATTCAAGTTTTTCAATGGCTTTTTCGCCTGAAACACGCATGCTCTTACTCAAATCAGCTTTGAAATCCAGTGATTACCTTCGTGACATTGCAAACGACGGAGATTTTGCCTTTGAAGATTACAAAATCCTGCTAACTGTTATGTCAAACCAAATTTACGATGATTTAACCAGTATGAAAAAGACTCTTGAGATGTTCAATGAGCGTTTGCAAGAAAGGCCGGATATCCGTTTTAAAGCTGAGTATTTATTTGAATTAGGTTTATACGAGATCGCGACCGGCAATCAAGCTAGAGGCGAGGCGCGAGCCAATAATGTGATTAAAGTCTTGACTTTGTTAGCGGATGAGGGAGAAGCAAAAGTCTTGGCTTATTTTTTGCAGCGTTTTAAAACTTATCTTAAAAAGAAAGAGGCTGGCAAAGACAAGCCTGATGACCGCACTATGCGTCTGTGGCTTTAA
- a CDS encoding amino acid permease yields MKKINDSHNHMKRELSNRHVQLIAIGGTIGTGLFLGSSRSIAFTGPSIMLVYLLAGTFMFLLTRAMGEMLYMDPSQHTFINFITKYLGRPFGFFSGWTYWLSIVFMGMGELTAVGIYFQFWFPKIPMWLIQIAFLLMIMSINLITVKFFGEAEFWFAMIKISAIVALILTGIFMVAVNFKTPVGHASLVNITTHFQLFPNGWMKFVMAFPMVFFAYQGIEFVGITTSETKNPRQVLPRAINQIIFRILIFYVGALLAIMAIYPWRSLDPKQSPFVWVFKLLGISWAAGLINFVVLTAAASALNSVLYSSGRHLYQLALDSKGHFKKTFAVISDKGVPARAIMFSALVVAVSPIIYSIPTINDAFSVIASISSGAYLLIYILTLLAHRKYIQSSDYLPDGFLMPKPKILDPLTIAFMAFIFVSMGFQSDTLPAVVGTTIWVVVFGGYSWLKHRN; encoded by the coding sequence ATGAAAAAAATTAACGACAGCCATAATCACATGAAACGCGAATTGTCCAACCGCCACGTACAACTCATTGCTATCGGCGGCACGATTGGGACAGGATTGTTTTTAGGGTCCTCGCGCTCGATTGCCTTTACTGGGCCGTCCATTATGCTGGTCTATCTGTTAGCCGGCACTTTTATGTTCCTGCTCACGCGCGCCATGGGTGAAATGCTTTACATGGATCCCAGCCAGCACACTTTCATTAATTTTATTACAAAGTATCTAGGCCGACCCTTTGGTTTTTTCTCAGGCTGGACCTATTGGCTGTCAATTGTTTTTATGGGGATGGGCGAGCTGACGGCCGTTGGTATTTATTTCCAGTTCTGGTTTCCCAAAATTCCCATGTGGCTGATACAGATCGCTTTTCTTTTGATGATCATGTCTATCAATTTAATCACGGTGAAATTCTTTGGTGAGGCGGAATTCTGGTTTGCCATGATCAAAATTTCGGCTATTGTTGCTTTAATTCTGACTGGTATTTTTATGGTTGCAGTTAATTTCAAGACGCCTGTTGGCCACGCCAGTTTAGTCAATATCACGACTCATTTTCAGCTTTTTCCTAATGGCTGGATGAAGTTTGTCATGGCGTTTCCAATGGTTTTCTTTGCCTACCAAGGAATTGAATTCGTCGGTATCACGACCAGTGAGACGAAAAACCCGCGTCAAGTACTGCCGCGAGCTATCAATCAAATTATCTTCAGAATTTTGATTTTTTACGTCGGCGCCCTGCTGGCAATTATGGCCATCTATCCTTGGCGTTCCTTGGATCCCAAACAGTCACCCTTCGTCTGGGTCTTTAAGCTGTTGGGCATTAGCTGGGCGGCCGGCTTGATTAATTTTGTTGTCCTAACAGCAGCTGCCAGTGCTCTAAATTCGGTGTTGTACTCTTCCGGACGCCATCTGTACCAGCTGGCTTTAGATTCTAAGGGTCATTTCAAGAAAACTTTTGCAGTCATCAGTGACAAAGGCGTTCCGGCTCGTGCCATTATGTTTTCTGCTTTGGTCGTGGCCGTTTCGCCGATTATCTACTCGATCCCAACAATTAATGATGCGTTTTCGGTCATCGCCAGCATCAGTTCCGGTGCCTATCTCTTGATTTATATTCTGACTCTGCTCGCTCACAGAAAATATATTCAATCATCCGATTATCTGCCGGACGGTTTTTTAATGCCGAAACCTAAAATTTTAGATCCGCTGACAATTGCCTTTATGGCATTTATTTTCGTCTCGATGGGCTTTCAAAGCGATACCTTGCCAGCCGTTGTCGGCACTACGATTTGGGTAGTCGTTTTTGGCGGCTATTCCTGGCTTAAACATCGCAATTAA
- a CDS encoding GtrA family protein, with translation MKSSWEQHKELILYLIFGVLTTIVYFVARFLTVHISQNALLAVIIAQVSAILFAFITNKIWVFTKAEKSSLLSQFMKFVAARLFVFFLDLFVTWLCIEKFGSFFIKLFLLNHLNYQSGITTWPLVKSFIGSPVLANTFIWSMVIQVAAIILNYVFSKLFVFKNKKQ, from the coding sequence ATGAAAAGCTCTTGGGAACAACATAAGGAATTAATTCTCTATCTAATTTTTGGCGTTTTAACAACCATCGTCTACTTCGTTGCACGTTTTTTAACTGTGCATATTAGCCAAAACGCACTTTTGGCCGTGATTATCGCACAAGTTTCAGCCATTCTATTCGCTTTTATTACGAATAAAATATGGGTCTTTACGAAAGCCGAAAAGAGCTCTCTTCTCAGTCAGTTCATGAAATTCGTCGCGGCCCGTCTCTTCGTGTTCTTTTTAGATCTGTTTGTAACCTGGCTGTGCATCGAAAAATTCGGATCTTTCTTTATCAAACTATTTTTGCTGAATCACCTCAATTATCAATCCGGGATCACAACTTGGCCACTGGTCAAAAGCTTTATCGGGTCGCCCGTGCTCGCTAATACTTTTATCTGGTCGATGGTCATTCAAGTTGCAGCGATTATTTTAAATTACGTTTTTTCCAAACTTTTTGTCTTTAAAAATAAAAAACAGTGA
- a CDS encoding sugar transferase yields the protein MTKSQKHYLPFKRLIDIAGSIVGIILLSWLFLILIILQKINDPKGPVFYRHDRVGKHHKHFKLIKFRSMRTDADQYFQKHPDSYQLFVDNDYKFPAGEDPRVTKFGRVLRRTSLDELPQLFNILFGQMSIVGPRPVTEPELRYYGDHVDQFLSVLPGAMGLWQATGRSDIKYPERADLDLEYVDHIGFWYDWYIVYLTMKAIFSREGAY from the coding sequence ATGACGAAGTCGCAGAAACACTATTTACCCTTCAAAAGATTGATTGATATTGCCGGGAGTATTGTCGGCATTATTTTGTTGTCTTGGCTTTTTTTAATTCTGATTATTTTGCAAAAAATCAATGACCCTAAAGGCCCTGTCTTCTATCGGCATGACCGTGTCGGCAAACACCATAAGCATTTTAAGCTGATTAAATTCCGTTCCATGCGGACTGATGCTGACCAGTATTTTCAAAAACATCCTGATAGTTACCAGCTTTTTGTCGATAACGATTACAAATTCCCTGCTGGTGAAGATCCCCGTGTAACAAAATTTGGCCGGGTTTTAAGGCGGACTAGCCTAGATGAACTGCCGCAGCTCTTTAATATTTTGTTCGGTCAGATGTCGATTGTTGGGCCACGTCCCGTGACCGAGCCTGAATTGCGTTATTATGGCGATCACGTTGATCAATTCTTAAGTGTCCTTCCAGGTGCAATGGGCCTCTGGCAGGCAACAGGCCGTTCGGATATTAAGTATCCGGAACGTGCAGATCTTGATTTGGAATACGTCGATCATATTGGTTTTTGGTATGACTGGTATATTGTCTACCTGACGATGAAGGCTATTTTTAGCCGCGAAGGTGCCTATTGA
- a CDS encoding DUF4422 domain-containing protein produces MTAKIYVASHKIYPMPKDPLYQPIWVGHAGSKNPLDMPAGWIGDDTGDNISDKNSSFNELTALYWAWKNSDADVIGLVHYRRYFSMNHKKGLTNILTQAQLDTLLKQDQIILPKQRHYYIETNYSHYIHAHHAQPIDLVRTLIGKDFQASYDKIMQRRSQHLFNMMIMSRQELNEYAGWLFPILFQLEKEIDRSDYDAYEKRVFGFVGERLLDIFLDAKGKSFTEIPFVFEEKQNWIKKGGLFLARKVTGGRNGK; encoded by the coding sequence ATGACAGCTAAGATTTACGTTGCTTCGCATAAAATTTATCCTATGCCAAAGGACCCGCTTTATCAGCCTATCTGGGTCGGGCATGCTGGATCGAAGAATCCGCTTGACATGCCGGCCGGATGGATCGGGGACGACACAGGCGACAATATCAGCGACAAAAATAGCTCTTTTAATGAGCTGACAGCCTTATATTGGGCCTGGAAGAATTCTGACGCTGATGTGATTGGCCTAGTTCATTATCGCCGCTATTTTTCCATGAATCACAAAAAAGGGCTGACCAATATTTTGACGCAAGCCCAATTAGATACACTGCTGAAGCAAGATCAAATTATTTTGCCCAAACAGCGCCATTACTACATAGAGACTAATTATTCCCACTATATCCATGCGCACCATGCTCAGCCGATTGATCTGGTTCGCACGCTTATTGGCAAGGACTTTCAGGCTAGTTATGATAAAATCATGCAGCGCCGCAGTCAACATTTATTCAATATGATGATCATGAGCCGTCAAGAGCTGAATGAGTATGCCGGCTGGCTGTTTCCGATTTTGTTCCAACTCGAGAAAGAAATTGACCGCAGCGATTATGATGCTTATGAAAAACGTGTTTTTGGTTTTGTTGGTGAGCGGCTGCTGGATATCTTTTTAGATGCCAAGGGCAAGAGTTTCACTGAAATACCGTTCGTTTTTGAAGAAAAACAGAACTGGATTAAAAAGGGCGGTCTTTTTCTAGCTAGAAAAGTCACAGGAGGAAGAAATGGCAAATAA
- the glf gene encoding UDP-galactopyranose mutase translates to MANKFNTKNYDYLIVGAGPFGSIFAYKAAKFGKRSLLIEKRPYIGGNMHTHTEHGITVHDFGAHIFHTDNKEVWNFVNHFADFNNYQNQVIANYKGELYNLPFNMNTFYEMWGVKTPAEAKAKIEEQKKSAGIEGEPRNLEEQAISLIGTDIYEKLIKGYTEKQWGRKATELPAFIIKRLPVRFIFDNNYFNHRYQGIPIGGYTQLFDKWLASDLIDVKIDADFFAHKEDYIREFPRIVYTGMIDRFFDYQFGELEYRSLKFESETLDMDNYQGNSVINYTDAQTPYTRVMEWRHFDGLADPGKTIVTREYPQNWDRTKEAYYPVNNQKNTEIYKKYAKLAREHKKQFIFGGRLGLYRYFDMDQVINATFNTVKQEFGLAEDYRFDTNY, encoded by the coding sequence ATGGCAAATAAATTCAACACGAAAAATTATGATTACTTGATTGTAGGTGCCGGTCCCTTTGGATCCATTTTTGCTTATAAGGCTGCTAAATTTGGTAAACGCTCATTGCTGATCGAAAAGCGTCCCTACATTGGCGGCAATATGCACACGCACACTGAGCATGGCATTACCGTCCATGATTTTGGTGCTCATATTTTCCATACTGATAACAAAGAGGTTTGGAACTTTGTTAACCATTTCGCTGATTTCAATAATTACCAGAATCAAGTCATCGCAAATTATAAGGGCGAACTCTATAACCTGCCATTTAATATGAATACTTTCTACGAGATGTGGGGCGTTAAGACGCCGGCCGAGGCCAAAGCCAAGATCGAAGAGCAGAAAAAGTCTGCTGGTATTGAAGGAGAGCCGCGTAATTTAGAGGAGCAGGCTATTTCTCTGATTGGCACGGACATCTACGAAAAATTGATTAAGGGCTATACGGAAAAACAGTGGGGAAGAAAAGCCACTGAATTACCAGCTTTTATCATCAAACGCTTGCCGGTCCGCTTCATTTTCGATAATAATTACTTCAACCATCGCTACCAAGGAATTCCGATCGGCGGTTATACCCAGCTTTTTGACAAGTGGCTGGCTTCTGATCTGATTGATGTGAAGATAGATGCGGATTTCTTTGCCCATAAGGAAGATTACATCCGCGAATTCCCACGGATTGTCTATACAGGGATGATTGACCGTTTCTTTGATTATCAGTTCGGCGAATTGGAATACCGCAGTTTGAAATTTGAATCCGAAACTTTGGACATGGATAACTATCAAGGAAATTCTGTGATTAATTATACGGATGCTCAGACGCCTTATACGCGTGTCATGGAGTGGCGTCACTTCGATGGTCTAGCTGACCCTGGCAAGACGATTGTCACACGGGAATACCCACAGAATTGGGATCGGACCAAGGAAGCTTATTATCCGGTCAATAACCAGAAGAACACTGAAATCTATAAAAAATACGCCAAATTAGCCCGCGAACATAAAAAGCAGTTCATCTTTGGCGGCCGTCTGGGCTTGTATCGTTATTTCGACATGGACCAAGTTATTAATGCGACCTTTAATACGGTCAAACAAGAATTTGGCCTTGCTGAAGATTATCGTTTTGACACAAATTATTAA